The Apium graveolens cultivar Ventura chromosome 11, ASM990537v1, whole genome shotgun sequence genome has a window encoding:
- the LOC141697904 gene encoding berberine bridge enzyme-like 2, translating to MKTEYLHSSLFLVSLLLIPLSYVSSAPPDPNAFLQCLARNNVSDEDTKAIVFSPHNPMFTSVLNSLAKNLRFQTPETPKPVVIVTPKIDSHVQSTIACAKEMKIQLKTRSGGHDYDGRSYTSNETFLILDMFNMKRIDVFPETETAVVEAGATLGEVYYNIWNKSKIHAFPAGVCPTVGAGGHISCGGYGTLIRKYGLTVDNVIDARIVNVNGEILDRKGMGEDLFWAIRGGGGGSFGVILSYTIHLVKVPEVVTTFKIMKTLEENGTDIVYQYQLAVDKMDPDLFIRLLLQPGDKTVKVTLLGEFLGDCNRLVGIMNQEIPQVGFKNTDCMQSTWIKSKLWWANFDNNTAPEALLVRNSSVTYGKRKSDYVQTPIPKEGLEAIWKKMLQLGTVGFVFNSYGGKMNEPAATDTPMPHRAGNLYKIQYSTSWSEPGPDADNKYMSNIRSLHEFMTPYVSQHPRGAFLCYRDLDIGTTDNGIKSFDQGMIYGMQYFGPNFDRLVKIKTAVDPENFFRNEQSIPVHHQGTN from the coding sequence ATGAAAACAGAGTATTTACATTCATCATTGTTTCTTGTTTCTCTGCTTCTTATTCCACTCAGTTATGTCTCATCTGCACCTCCAGACCCAAACGCCTTCCTCCAATGCCTAGCGAGAAACAACGTATCTGATGAAGACACCAAAGCCATTGTTTTTAGTCCCCACAACCCGATGTTCACGTCTGTTTTGAATTCTCTTGCCAAGAATCTCCGGTTTCAAACACCCGAAACTCCTAAGCCTGTTGTTATTGTGACACCTAAAATTGATTCGCATGTTCAAAGCACGATAGCCTGTGCCAAGGAAATGAAAATTCAACTAAAAACTCGTAGTGGTGGCCACGATTATGATGGAAGGTCATATACGTCCAACGAGACCTTCTTGATTCTCGACATGTTTAACATGAAGAGAATTGATGTTTTTCCGGAGACTGAAACTGCTGTGGTTGAAGCCGGAGCCACACTAGGTGAAGTTTATTACAATATTTGGAACAAGAGTAAAATCCATGCGTTTCCAGCTGGTGTTTGTCCAACTGTAGGAGCTGGCGGACACATAAGTTGCGGTGGATATGGAACGTTGATACGAAAATATGgactcacagttgataatgtAATCGACGCTAGAATTGTTAATGTCAATGGTGAAATTTTGGATAGAAAAGGAATGGGGGAGGATCTTTTTTGGGCAATTAGAGGCGGTGGTGGCGGAAGTTTTGGTGTAATATTGTCCTACACTATACATTTGGTGAAAGTACCTGAAGTTGTGACAACTTTTAAGATAATGAAAACATTGGAGGAAAATGGAACTGATATCGTTTATCAGTATCAACTTGCAGTAGACAAGATGGATCCAGATCTATTTATTCGGTTACTTTTGCAACCAGGTGATAAAACTGTTAAAGTGACGTTGCTTGGTGAGTTTCTTGGTGACTGTAATAGGCTTGTTGGAATTATGAATCAAGAAATTCCTCAAGTAGGATTCAAGAATACAGATTGCATGCAATCAACATGGATCAAATCTAAGCTGTGGTGGGCGAATTTTGATAATAACACTGCCCCTGAAGCATTGCTTGTACGTAACTCATCAGTGACTTATGGGAAGAGGAAGTCAGATTATGTTCAAACTCCGATTCCTAAAGAAGGGTTGGAAGCAATTTGGAAAAAAATGCTTCAACTGGGAACTGTTGGATTTGTTTTCAATTCTTACGGAGGAAAAATGAACGAACCTGCTGCCACTGATACGCCAATGCCTCACCGAGCAGGCAACCTTTACAAAATTCAGTATTCAACTAGTTGGAGTGAACCTGGGCCTGACGCGGATAATAAGTATATGAGTAACATTAGAAGTTTACATGAATTTATGACCCCGTATGTCTCCCAGCATCCAAGAGGTGCATTTCTTTGCTACCGAGATTTGGACATTGGTACGACAGATAATGGTATTAAAAGTTTTGATCAGGGTATGATCTACGGGATGCAGTATTTCGGCCCCAATTTCGATAGACTTGTTAAAATTAAAACTGCAGTTGATCCAGAAAACTTTTTCAGAAACGAGCAAAGCATCCCGGTTCACCACCAGGGAACAAACTAA
- the LOC141698116 gene encoding uncharacterized protein LOC141698116, producing METNPLEDPKGALSLSEGLDDVHIREENPVATEIQNTHPGVTINSVVRTKTRSRRKMKRRKLRLLSDIYENRKPIVKKRSTTTFQVVNVIEDYKSEDEEEEEEEEEEEEEEEEEEEVEVEEESSNLRIRRRKHAMTEIDINEGVAGKK from the exons ATGGAAACAAACCCTTTGGAGGACCCCAAAGGTGCTCTTTCATTGAGTGAAGGACTAGATGATGTGCATATCAGAG AAGAAAACCCTGTGGCTACTGAAATTCAGAATACTCATCCTGGTGTCACCATAAATTCGGTTGTGCGCACAAAAACACGTTCTCGTAGGAAGATGAAGAGGAGAAAGCTTCGGCTGCTGTCTGATATTTATGAAAATAGAAAGCCTATTGTAAAAAAAAGAAGTACTACGACATTTCAGGTTGTCAATGTTATTGAGGACTACAAGTcggaagatgaagaagaagaagaagaagaagaagaagaagaagaagaagaagaagaagaagaagaagtagaAGTAGAAGAAGAAAGCAGTAACCTACGCATCAGGAGACGCAAACATGCTATGACAGAG ATCGACATTAATGAAGGAGTTGCGGGAAAGAAATAA